A single window of Cygnus olor isolate bCygOlo1 chromosome 10, bCygOlo1.pri.v2, whole genome shotgun sequence DNA harbors:
- the LOC121075270 gene encoding LOW QUALITY PROTEIN: cullin-associated NEDD8-dissociated protein 1-like (The sequence of the model RefSeq protein was modified relative to this genomic sequence to represent the inferred CDS: inserted 1 base in 1 codon): MCSASYHISGLLEKMASSDKDFRFMATNDLMMELQKDSIKLDEDSEKKVVKMLLKLLEDKNGEVQNLAVKCLGPLVGKVKEYQVETIVDTLCTNMLSDKEQLRDISSIGLKTVISELPPASTGSTMTANVCKKITAQLTGAVGKQEDISVQLEALDILSDMLSRLGGTLYSFHSSILSCLLPQLTSPRLAVRKRAIVALGHLVLTCSGNIFSELTEHLLAELKKNESTSTTRTYIQCIAGISRQAGHRIGEHLEKIIPLIVQYCNVEDDELREYCFQAFESFVRRCPKEIDPHIPNVMGLCLKYITFDPNYNYDNEEEEEEEEERMETENGEDEEQESDDEYSDDDDISWKVRRAAAKCLEAIVSSRHDLLQDFYKTLSPVLISRFKEREENVKADIFSAYIALLKQTLPVQSWRHASDASGKDDVPLTMLQNQVPNIVKALHKQLKEKSIKSRQSCFSLLTELANVLPGCLADHIPALVPGIVFSLADKSSSSNMRIDTLSFLHVLLCNHQPEVFHPHIKSLLPPVVSCIGDSFYKITSEALLVTQQLVKVIRPLGKSCTFDAQPYVKDLFPGTLKRLKAADIDQEVKERAISCMGQIIYNLGDHLSTDLQPTLKIFLERLKNEITRLTTVKALTLIASSPLKIDLRPXLGDGFPILASFLRKNQRALKLSTLTALDILVKNYSDSLKPAMIESVLMELPALISENDMHVSQVAITFLTTLAKVYPSCISKISGSILTEIFQLVHSPLLQGGALNAIIDFFQALVLTKTAAMGCSELMKQLTAPIYSSGSAGASVTLHKQAYYSVAKCVAALSSACPKEAPGILNQFIQDVRSPKSSSAVKVLAFLSLAEMGRTMNLSAQKELKTVILEAFTSPSEEVKSAASYALGNISVGNLKEYLPFMLKEIGSQPKRQYLLLHSLKEVISSSPADGLKPYVEDIWALLFKHCECTEEGTRNVVAECLGKLTLVNPSELLPRLKKQLSSGSPHARSTVVTAVKFTIADQPQPIDALLKSCIGDFLKTLEDSDLNVRRVALAMFNSAAHNKPSLIRELLNAVLPSLYSETKVRRELIREVEMGPFKHTVDDGLDVRKAAFECMYTLLESCLDRLDIYEYLNHVEDGLKDHYDIRMLTFIMLARLSALCPNAVLQRLERLIEPLRATCSTKVKAGSVKQEFEKQDELKRSAMRAVAALLTIPEVEKSPAMAEFSSQIRSNPEMASLFESIQKDSASLPTTESMDTS; this comes from the exons TCTGGGCCCGCTGGTTGGCAAGGTGAAGGAGTACCAGGTGGAAACCATTGTGGACACGCTGTGTACGAACATGTTGTCAGACAAGGAACAGCTGCGGGACATCTCCAGCATCGGGCTGAAAACGGTCATCTCCGAGCTGCCACCAGCTTCTACAG GCTCCACCATGACAGCGAATGTATGCAAAAAGATCACAGCCCAGCTGACAGGAGCCGTTGGCAAGCAGGAGGATATATCTGTGCAGTTGGAGGCTCTTGACATCCTGTCAGATATGTTGAGCAG GCTAGGGGGAACTCTCTACTCTTTCCATTCTTCCATCCTGAGCTGCCTGCTTCCTCAGCTGACAAGCCCCAGGCTGGCTGTACGTAAAAGGGCCATCGTTGCCTTGGGTCATCTTGTCTTGACCTGCAGTGGGAACATCTTCTCAGAGCTCACAGAGCATCTCCTCGCTGAGCTGAAGAAGAATGAGTCTACCTCAACTACCAGGACATACATTCAGTGTATCGCTGGCATCAGTAGGCAGGCTGGACACCGCATAG GAGAACATCTGGAGAAGATAATTCCTCTGATTGTTCAGTACTGTAACGTGGAAGATGATGAGTTGAGAGAGTACTGCTTCCAGGCCTTCGAGTCTTTTGTAAGAAG GTGCCCAAAGGAAATTGACCCCCACATCCCTAATGTGATGGGGTTATGTTTGAAGTACATCACCTTTGACCCAAACTACAACTATGATaatgaagaggaggaagaggaagaggaagaaaggatggAAACTGAAAATGGGGAGGATGAAGAGCAAG AAAGTGATGATGAGTACAGCGATGATGATGACATCAGTTGGAAAGTCCGCAGGGCTGCAGCGAAGTGCCTGGAGGCCATTGTCAGCAGCAGGCACGATCTCCTTCAGGATTTCTACAAAACTCTTTCCCCAGTTTTGATAAGCAGATtcaaggagagggaggagaatgTCAAAGCTGACATCTTCAGTGCTTATATCGCCTTGCTGAAACAAACGCTGCCCGTCCAGAGCTGGCGGCATGCTTCAGATGCCTCTGGCAAAGACGATGTTCCCCTGACGATGCTTCAGAACCAG GTCCCCAACATCGTCAAGGCCTTGCAtaagcagctgaaagaaaagagcatcAAGTCAAGACAGAGTTGTTTCAGCCTGCTGACAGAACTGGCCAATGTTCTTCCTGGTTGCCTGGCAGATCACATCCCTGCACTAGTGCCTG GTATTGTTTTCTCGTTGGCTGATAAATCCAGCTCCTCCAACATGAGAATTGATACGCTATCTTTCCTTCATGTTCTTCTTTGCAACCACCAGCCAGAGGTATTTCATCCTCATATCAAAAGCCTGTTACCTCCAGTTGTGAGCTGTATCGGAGACTCCTTCTATAAGATCACTTCAGAGGCTCTGCTGGTTACTCAGCAACTTGTGAAAGTTATCAGGCCTTTGGGCAAGTCTTGCACTTTTGATGCCCAGCCATATGTGAAGGACCTTTTCCCTGGTACTCTGAAACGACTGAAGGCTGCTGACATTGACCAGGAGGTGAAGGAGCGTGCTATCTCATGCATGGGACAAATCATTTACAATCTGGGAGATCATTTAAGCACTGATCTCCAGCCAACTTTGAAGATATTTCTGGAGAGGCTCAAAAATGAAATCACCCGATTGACAACAGTCAAAGCATTAACCCTAATTGCCAGTTCTCCACTTAAAATAGACTTGAGAC ATTTAGGGGACGGTTTCCCCATTTTAGCTTCCTTCTTGAGAAAGAATCAACGTGCCTTGAAACTGAGCACTCTGACTGCTCTGGATATCCTGGTGAAGAACTACAGTGACAGCCTCAAGCCTGCCATGATAGAGTCTGTGCTAATGGAGCTCCCTGCTTTAATTAGTGAGAACGACATGCATGTTTCCCAGGTGGCAATCACATTCCTTACTACTTTAGCTAAAGTTTATCCGTCCTGCATCTCTAAGATCAGTGGTTCCATTCTTACTGAAATCTTTCAGCTTGTTCATTCACCTTTGCTTCAAGGAGGGGCTCTGAACGCTATCATAGACTTCTTCCAGGCTCTGGTGCTGACAAAGACGGCCGCCATGGGCTGCTCGGAGCTGATGAAGCAGCTGACTGCACCTATTTACTCCTCGGGTTCAGCTGGGGCGTCAGTGACGTTGCACAAGCAGGCGTATTACTCTGTTGCAAAGTGTGTGGCGGCCCTTTCCTCAGCCTGCCCCAAAGAAGCCCCTGGGATACTGAACCAGTTTATCCAGGATGTAAGAAGCCCCAAATCCAGCTCTGCTGTAAAAGTGCTAGCCTTCCTTTCCCTGGCAGAGATGGGGCGCACGATGAACCTTAGTGCTCAGAAAGAGCTCAAAACGGTCATTCTGGAGGCATTCACTTCTCCCAGCGAAGAGGTGAAATCTGCAGCTTCCTACGCGTTGGGGAACATCAGCGTTGGAAATCTTAAGGAGTATCTTCCCTTCATGCTGAAAGAGATTGGAAGCCAGCCCAAGAGACAgtacctcctgctgcactctcTAAAGGAAGTCATCAGCTCCTCTCCAGCCGATGGCCTCAAACCATACGTGGAGGACATTTGGGCTCTGCTTTTCAAGCACTGTGAGTGCACCGAAGAAGGGACACGCAACGTGGTGGCTGAATGCTTGGGGAAGCTGACTCTGGTGAATCCTTCTGAGCTGCTGCCCCGGTTGAAAAAACAGCTGTCATCAG GCTCTCCGCATGCCCGGAGCACAGTGGTAACTGCAGTAAAATTCACCATTGCAGATCAGCCTCAGCCTATTGATGCTCTCCTGAAAAGCTGCATAG GGGACTTCTTGAAAACTCTTGAGGATTCAGACCTGAATGTTCGACGCGTGGCTTTAGCCATGTTTAATTCTGCTGCTCACAACAAACCTTCTTTAATACGAGAATTACTAAATGCGGTTCTCCCCAGCCTGTATAGCGAAACAAAGGTCAGAAGAGAACTTATCCGTGAG gTAGAAATGGGGCCATTCAAGCACACAGTGGACGATGGCCTTGACGTgaggaaagctgcttttgaatgCATGTATACGCTGCTGGAAAGTTGTCTTGACCGGCTGGATATCTATGAGTATCTGAACCATGTGGAGGATGGGCTGAAGGATCACTATGACATTCGG aTGCTGACTTTCATCATGCTGGCTCGGCTGTCCGCACTCTGTCCTAATGCAGTCCTGCAAAGGCTCGAGCGACTGATTGAACCACTGCGAGCAACGTGCTCCACAAAG GTAAAAGCTGGTTCAGTGAAACAGGAGTTTGAAAAGCAGGACGAACTGAAGAGATCAGCGATGAGAGCAGTGGCTGCTCTCCTGACCATCCCCGAAGTAGAGAAAAGTCCAGCAATGGCTGAATTTTCATCTCAAATCAGATCCAATCCTGAAATGGCATCGCTTTTTGAAAGTATTCAGAAAGATTCTGCTTCTCTGCCCACCACAGAATCGATGGACACAAGCTAA
- the RPL32 gene encoding 60S ribosomal protein L32, which produces MPALRPLVKPKIVKKRTKKFIRHQSDRYVKIKRNWRKPRGIDNRVRRRFKGQILMPNIGYGSNKKTKHMLPTGFRKFLVHNVKELEVLMMSNKSYCAEIAHNVSSKNRKVIVERAAQLAIKITNPNARLRSEENE; this is translated from the exons ATGCCGGCCCTCAGGCCTCTCGTGAAACCCAAAATCGTCAAGAAGAGGACCAAGAAGTTCATCCGCCACCAGTCGGACCGCTATGTCAAGATTAAG CGCAACTGGCGGAAACCGAGAGGTATCGATAACAGAGTTCGCAGGAGGTTCAAGGGCCAGATTCTGATGCCCAACATTGGTTATGGGAGCAACAAGAAGACGAAGCACATGCTGCCCACGGGATTCAGAAAATTCCTGGTCCACAACGTCAAGGAGCTGGAAGTGCTCATGATGAGCAACAA GTCGTACTGCGCAGAGATTGCTCACAACGTGTCTTCTAAGAACCGCAAGGTCATCGTGGAGAGAGCAGCTCAGCTTGCCATCAAGATCACTAACCCGAACGCCAGGCTGCGCAGCGAGGAGAACGAATAA
- the MBD4 gene encoding LOW QUALITY PROTEIN: methyl-CpG-binding domain protein 4 (The sequence of the model RefSeq protein was modified relative to this genomic sequence to represent the inferred CDS: inserted 1 base in 1 codon): MATGGGVTSGRAAGGPAGSGAGAAGGGRRRGPRPREAGREEAGSRARGARGPTRGRRPGAGPGPGEAPPAKPEEEPGALGTGQAAGPGKADGGGLAPGTEGDAGGPRPCDGGSLSAAPREESVPRTQVERRKTSPYFSSKYSKEAPSPPRRKAFRKWTPPRSPFNLVQETLFHDPWKLLIATIFLNKTSGKMAIPVLWEFLEKYPSPEIARTADWKEXSELLKPLGLYALRAKTIIKFSDEYLTKQWKYPIELHGIGKYGNDSYRIFCVNEWKEVQPEDHKLTTYHAWLRENREQLGVG; this comes from the exons ATGGCGACGGGCGGCGGCGTGACGTCAGGGCGCGCGGCGGGCGGGCCGGCCGGCAGcggcgcgggggcggcggggggcggccggcggcgggggccgcgcCCGCGGGAGGCC GGCCGCGAGGAGGCGGGGAGCCGGGCCCGGGGCGCTCGGGGCCCGACTCGCGGGAggcggccgggcgcggggccgggccctggCGAAGCGCCCCCTGCGAAGCCTGAGGAGGAACCCGGCGCGCTGGGAACGGGGCAGGCAGCGGGTCCCGGGAAGGCGGACGGCGGGGGCCTTGCGCCTGGCACCGAGGGAGACGCCGGCGGCCCGCGGCCCTGCGACGGGGGAAGCCTCTCAGCAGCGCCGCGAG AAGAGTCTGTCCCACGAACACaggtggagaggaggaaaacaagtcCGTACTTCTCAAGTAAATATAGCAAAGAAG CTCCAAGCCCGCCTAGAAGGAAGGCCTTCAGGAAATGGACTCCTCCACGTTCTCCTTTTAACTTGGTCCAAGAAACACTTTTCCACGATCCGTGGAAACTGCTCATTGCAACCATATTTCTCAATAAGACGTCAG GTAAAATGGCGATTCCTGTGCTCTGGGAGTTCCTTGAGAAGTACCCTTCTCCCGAAATAGCCAGGACCGCGGACTGGAAGG TGTCAGAGCTGTTGAAACCTCTCGGCCTCTATGCGCTCAGGGCGAAGACTATAATCAAATTTTCAG ATGAGTACCTGACCAAGCAGTGGAAGTACCCCATTGAGCTGCACGGAATTGGAAAATACGGAAACGACTCCTACAGGATCTTCTGCGTCAACGAATGGAAAGAG GTGCAGCCGGAGGACCACAAGCTGACCACGTACCACGCCTGGCTCCGGGAGAACCGCGAGCAGCTCGGCGTGGGCTga